One genomic window of Mycteria americana isolate JAX WOST 10 ecotype Jacksonville Zoo and Gardens chromosome 6, USCA_MyAme_1.0, whole genome shotgun sequence includes the following:
- the STK32C gene encoding serine/threonine-protein kinase 32C isoform X2 — protein MPSASPRCFTGASGRRGWERAPPPPRDPSSTSGRTVCIVQKRDTEKMYAMKYMNKQQCIERDEVRNVFRELEILQEIEHVFLVNLWYSFQDEEDMFMVVDLLLGGDLRYHLQQNVQFTEETVKLYICEMALALDYLRSQHIIHRDVKPDNILLDEQGHAHLTDFNIATIIRDGERATALAGTKPYMAPEIFHSFLSGGTGYSFEVDWWSLGIMAYELLRGWRPYDIHSNNPVESLIQLFSTVSVQYSSAWSKEMVALLRKLLTVNPEHRFSCLADVQASAYLSGVIWSDVCEKRVEPGFVPNKGRLHCDPTFELEEMILESRPLHKKKKRLAKNKSRDNSKDSSQSENDYLQECLEAIQQDFVIFNREKLKKSQEQTSESVSPPETTDEAETEAESETSNLNMCSSVCSSAGSS, from the exons GTGTGTATTGTGCAGAAGAGAGACACGGAGAAGATGTATGCCATGAAGTACATGAACAAACAGCAGTGCATCGAAAGAGATGAGGTTCGCAATGTGTTCAGAGAGCTGGAAATCCTGCAGGAGATCGAGCACGTGTTCCTGGTGAATCTCTG GTACTCCTTCCAGGACGAGGAGGACATGTTCATGGTGGTGGACTTGCTTCTCGGTGGCGACCTGCGCTATCATCTGCAGCAGAACGTTCAGTTTACGGAAGAAACGGTCAAACTCTACATCTGTGAGATGGCGCTGGCTCTTGACTACCTGCGAAGTCAGCACATTATCCACAG AGATGTAAAACCAGACAACATCCTCCTCGATGAGCAAG GTCATGCacatttaacagattttaatattGCAACAATAATTAGGGATGGTGAAAGAGCAACTGCATTAGCTGGAACAAAGCCATACATGG CCCCGGAGATTTTCCATTCCTTCCTGAGCGGCGGGACGGGCTACTCCTTCGAGGTTGATTGGTGGTCGCTGGGAATCATGGCTTACGAACTGCTGCGGGGCTGG agaccGTATGACATCCACTCCAACAACCCTGTGGAGTCTTTAATTCAGCTCTTCAGTACTGTCAGCGTTCAGTACTCGTCTGCGTGGTCAAAAGAAATGGTTGCTCTGTTAAGAAAG ctgctgaCCGTGAACCCTGAGCATCGCTTTTCCTGCCTGGCCGATGTTCAGGCCTCGGCGTACTTGTCTGGCGTGATCTGGAGCGACGTCTGCGAGAAGCGGGTGGAGCCGGGCTTCGTCCCCAAT AAGGGCCGCCTGCACTGCGACCCCACCTTCGAGCTGGAGGAGATGATTCTGGAGTCGAGGCCCTTGCacaagaagaagaagaggctTGCAAAGAACAAGTCGAGGGATAACAGCAAAGACAGCTCACAGTCC GAAAATGACTATCTCCAAGAATGCCTTGAAGCTATCCAGCAAGACTTTGTCATCTTTAACAGAGAGAA GCTAAAGAAGAGCCAAGAGCAGACGAGCgagtccgtgtccccccccgagACCACCGACGAAGCCGAGACGGAGGCCGAGTCCGAGACCTCCAACTTGAACATGTGCAGCTCCGTCTGCTCCTCCGCGGGCAGCAGCTAG